The following proteins come from a genomic window of Nautilia profundicola AmH:
- a CDS encoding aspartate-semialdehyde dehydrogenase, which yields MYNIAIAGATGAVGEELLRVIEEFDLPVKKLVPLASARSVGKEVEFKGETLKVKELTCEVFEEEEIDIAFFSAGGSVSAKFAPCAAKAGAVVIDNTSYFRMNPDVPLVVPEVNPEDIVLWKKTGIIANPNCSTIQMVISLAPLHKEFGIKRVDVATYQAVSGAGKKGMEELFEQMRAVFNFKLDKKVEEREVFQHQIALNVIPHIDKFMDNGFTKEEMKMVNETNKIMHSNIQVAPTCVRVPVLRSHSEAITIYCEKEVSVERAREVLANFEDVKVVDNPEKNEYPMPIIATDTDYVYVGRIRKDLYDPKVLHFFNVADQIRVGAATNAVRIAKKWIEMEGDK from the coding sequence ATGTATAATATTGCAATAGCAGGAGCTACAGGGGCAGTAGGAGAAGAGTTATTAAGAGTTATAGAGGAATTTGACTTACCGGTTAAAAAGTTGGTTCCTTTAGCAAGTGCGAGAAGTGTAGGTAAAGAAGTAGAGTTTAAAGGAGAAACACTTAAAGTAAAAGAATTAACTTGTGAGGTTTTTGAAGAAGAAGAAATTGATATCGCTTTCTTTTCTGCAGGCGGAAGTGTAAGCGCTAAATTTGCTCCGTGTGCGGCAAAAGCGGGTGCGGTAGTTATTGACAATACAAGCTATTTTAGAATGAATCCGGATGTACCTTTAGTTGTTCCGGAAGTTAACCCTGAAGATATAGTTTTATGGAAAAAAACAGGTATTATTGCCAACCCTAACTGTTCAACTATACAGATGGTTATTTCTCTTGCACCTTTACACAAAGAATTTGGTATTAAAAGAGTAGACGTAGCTACTTATCAGGCGGTAAGCGGTGCAGGTAAAAAAGGTATGGAGGAGCTGTTTGAACAGATGAGAGCAGTTTTTAACTTTAAACTTGATAAAAAAGTTGAAGAAAGGGAAGTCTTCCAACATCAAATAGCTTTAAACGTGATACCGCATATTGATAAATTTATGGATAACGGATTTACTAAAGAAGAGATGAAGATGGTAAATGAAACTAATAAAATTATGCATTCTAATATTCAAGTGGCTCCTACATGTGTGAGAGTACCTGTACTTAGAAGTCACAGTGAAGCAATAACAATTTATTGTGAAAAAGAAGTTTCCGTTGAAAGAGCAAGAGAAGTACTCGCAAATTTTGAAGATGTAAAAGTGGTTGATAATCCGGAAAAAAACGAATACCCTATGCCAATAATAGCAACAGATACTGATTATGTCTATGTGGGAAGAATCAGAAAAGATTTATATGATCCAAAAGTTTTACATTTCTTTAATGTAGCGGATCAAATTAGAGTTGGTGCTGCAACTAATGCAGTGAGAATCGCTAAAAAATGGATAGAAATGGAGGGAGACAAATAA
- a CDS encoding YqhA family protein, with amino-acid sequence MEKRGIIEALFEGGLWRSRLIAILAVVFGMIGSIVLFFVASYDIVMIAKKTYLFFFGNYHPNNFHEILIGKIIGAVDLYLIAVVLLIFAFGIYELFISEIDDAENSEVGKKILAIHSLDELKDKLGKVVVMVLIVGFFKRVMHMEFATPIEMLYLAGSILALALALYYMHKGEH; translated from the coding sequence ATGGAAAAAAGAGGAATTATTGAGGCCCTTTTTGAAGGCGGACTTTGGAGAAGTAGATTAATTGCCATATTAGCTGTGGTTTTTGGGATGATTGGAAGTATTGTTCTTTTTTTTGTTGCAAGTTATGATATTGTAATGATTGCAAAAAAAACTTATCTGTTTTTCTTTGGTAATTATCATCCGAATAATTTCCATGAAATATTAATAGGTAAAATAATAGGTGCTGTTGATTTATATTTAATAGCTGTTGTGTTATTAATTTTCGCATTTGGGATTTATGAACTGTTTATCAGTGAAATAGATGATGCTGAAAATAGTGAAGTAGGAAAAAAAATACTTGCTATTCACAGTTTAGACGAACTTAAAGACAAACTCGGAAAAGTTGTAGTAATGGTTCTTATTGTCGGATTTTTTAAAAGAGTTATGCATATGGAATTTGCAACTCCTATAGAAATGCTATATCTTGCGGGTAGTATTTTAGCCCTTGCATTAGCACTTTATTATATGCATAAAGGTGAGCATTAA
- a CDS encoding radical SAM protein, producing the protein MKYIFGPVASRRFGMSLGVDLSPDKKRCNFDCIYCELDPAKPVNEYDNPPKPEEILKEINEAVKKFDFEVLTITSNGEPTLYPYLDELVNLIKNQKLLILSNSSTIDNKRIQKTLCKFDIVKLSLDAVTPKIFKKIDRPHKDVRIENIIQGMIEFRKIYQGELIIEILVVKGINDKEEEFEKINEVLKEIKPDRVDISTIDRPPAYNVEGVSIDRLFELSTKIHNQHIFIPTREKINFKVENLNKEALLTTLKKRPFSETDIKNIFDEHTQRIFNDIMKENLIEEVWVGGVKFYKAIV; encoded by the coding sequence ATGAAGTACATATTCGGTCCCGTGGCTTCAAGGCGTTTTGGTATGAGTCTTGGAGTCGATCTCTCTCCTGATAAAAAAAGATGTAATTTTGACTGTATATACTGCGAACTTGACCCTGCAAAACCTGTAAATGAATATGATAACCCTCCAAAACCCGAGGAGATTTTAAAAGAAATTAATGAAGCGGTAAAGAAATTTGATTTTGAGGTTTTAACCATTACAAGCAACGGTGAACCCACACTTTATCCTTATCTTGACGAGCTTGTAAACTTAATTAAAAATCAAAAACTTTTAATTTTGAGCAATTCATCAACAATTGACAATAAAAGAATTCAAAAAACACTTTGTAAATTTGATATTGTCAAGCTGTCTTTAGATGCTGTAACGCCAAAAATATTTAAAAAAATCGATAGACCTCATAAAGATGTAAGAATTGAAAATATTATACAAGGTATGATTGAATTTAGAAAAATATATCAAGGTGAGCTTATAATTGAAATCCTTGTTGTAAAAGGTATAAATGATAAAGAAGAAGAGTTTGAGAAAATAAATGAAGTTTTAAAAGAGATTAAACCAGACAGAGTGGATATTTCGACTATCGACAGACCTCCGGCATATAATGTGGAGGGTGTCTCAATTGATAGATTATTCGAACTTTCTACAAAAATTCATAACCAGCATATTTTTATTCCTACACGTGAAAAAATCAACTTTAAAGTAGAAAACTTGAATAAAGAAGCTTTACTTACAACATTAAAAAAAAGACCTTTTAGCGAAACGGATATAAAAAATATTTTTGACGAACATACACAGAGAATCTTTAATGACATAATGAAAGAAAATTTAATTGAAGAGGTATGGGTAGGCGGAGTTAAATTTTATAAAGCTATCGTTTAA